The genomic stretch GAAGCGCTTACTCTAGAAAACAGCCATGTCACCCTCTATCTGCCTCATGCTGTCCTGGAAGTCCTGATCCCTTCCAGGCACAATTTCTTCCTCCCATGTTGTCAGATAGACAAAGTAAcctcagaagaggaaagaaaaatggaaaccgTAGCATTGCTGCAGTCCTAGCAATGCAGGGTATTTTCTCCATACCATTCCAACTCCTGCAAAGCTTGAGGTCCAGCTCAACCCAAGGATCAAGTTGCAGCCTAAAATTAGCATACTATTTCCAGTGTTCCTCTGGAATCATTACCTCTGGTTCTCTGCCATGTAGTCAACTgctttcagcaataaaaactgtgGTGAAAAACCTCTGTTGAGGTCACTATTAGAGTGCAACTCTCAGTCTGGGATGGGCAGCAGTCATCAGTTCTACCCAGGGAAGGAATTGCGTGTCCAAGGCCAGAGTTGACCCTATCTTAAACCTTCATCCATCATTGGAAGTTAGCTACTACTTCATGAGTGAGCAGTCCTCACTCATACAGAGCACTTAGTCAAAGTAGCACCATCAGAAGTGCCACCTAAGTGTGTGAGTATGTCTCTTGGTGTGGAAGTGTTTTCTAGATAGTGCTTTAGATGAAAAATCATTCCCTTTTGCAGGAGCTATGGTGGCACAGAGTTGAGACATGAAAAATCCTTCCCTTTTCCAGCAGCTATGGTGGTACAGAGTTGAGCCACAGACCACACTGCTAGGCAGAGATACAGGAAGGATATTCCTTAGCTTGACCCTCTtcatgaagaaaagcagcaactttCTCATGGCACAGTGAAGTATTTGACAGCTTGGTCCTGTGTCTTAGAGACCTCAATACAATCCTTAGCCAGGCTAAGCTGTGAAAGTTCAGAGGATACAGCTTGCAACAGGCTGCAGTGTGAATATGCATATATGGACAAACGtttaaaggaggaggaagaaaagtcaCTGTAAGTTCTTGTACTTACGCATTTTTACTTCTCGCTTTCCCTTGTCTCTGCTTTTGCACCTCTTAGGAAACCTGTCACTGAGTCTGAGAGGAACTAAGGAGTTCAAAGCACAGCCCACAGGTTCTGTATGTGGTTCGTAGACAGTCAGGGCACCAGCACAGCCCACAGTACTTCTAGACTATAAAAGCTCCAGTGTCAAAGCTCTTGGTGTAGATACACACAAAGTATGATAACACatggaaaacacttttaaaagatcTTCCTAAAACTAACAATTTAGTCAGTCTTACTTCTTCATTTATCAAAATTCAGATAGTTAGTTGGTATCCAGTGTGCCAGCACAGAGATAAATATAAATGCTCCTGTTTGGTTAGTAGTTGCATCTTGCAATGTCCATTTGTTAATACATTAGcccaagatttatttttaacctccAAATGATGTTAtcgctttttttttattttgagacatCATGTTAAGCAGATTCTCAGCTTTTAATTTAGAATTATAAAGTAGTTTTCCAGACTTCCCATTTGTGGCATACTCATCATGAACTCATGAACACTCATCATggattttatgttttcatattgCTCAGTATTCATGGCAATTCACTGGATGTAAGAGAAAATTCTATTAAGAACATCTCTTCCCTATGTTCCTATACATTGCTCTCCTTCCTTTCTTGAAAGCAAGGAGGTTGAAACCAGTTTCAGCTACAACAGGGTGGTAAAGAATGGCATAGATAAGTAGCGCAAATATGGTCTCTGTGCTGCCTTGGTTCCCAATTCTCAAATGTACAGCATGTAGTTTCATCCATGCTTGGTTGATTCTGTTTGTTTCACTAATATTTCTCAGACTGAACCAAGCTTTGAATATCAAAGTAAGCATGAAGCAAATCACCTACAGATTTACTTGCATACATTTACAAAAACTTAAGTCACAGCAGGTCATCCGCCCAAGTCTAGCCAAGACCATGTAGATACTAAAAGAAAATCAGGATTCATGTGAACTGCCAGAGTTATACTGAGGCTCATACTGAGGATCATTCTGAGGCTTTTTCCTTCACCTTTGAATAACTGCCAAAATTCCCATGAAGAAGCAGTGGTTTCACAGCTCCTGTTCTGTATGTTAGTGCTAAGCTAATGCCCAGGAGCAGAAGAACTGGCCTGATCTGGTGTCTCAACTTCTGGTCGCCCAGCTGGTTCTGCTGCTGTTGATCACACAGGACTCTCAGGCCAGACACTTCCTCCACTGGACATAATTCAAAACCTTTCAAGTTCTGTGCAACTCAGCTATTGCCAAACTCCTGTTTGCAATGCCAGTTATggtcctcctcctgctccaagtCTGCTACAATATCTAGATATACTGGGAGGTAGGGCAGAGAGAAGTTTCTGCCCCACTGAATCAACCAGCTGTTATTCCAGATTGATGTTACTGTGCTCATGATGGCAGCTTCACTTCCTCTCCTAGCTGGGAAAGGGAAGACAATTTTTAAGGGTTGCCTCTGGTGTGATAATGGTGCTCTCTCTGTGTTGGCAGCTTCCCTGACCCCACCTCTGATGAAGGTCATAACAGATGGGTATCATTTACTAGTGGAGCTGGAAGACATGGGGCCTGCCTTTCAGTTCTGTGTTCTCTATTGGAAGAAGGGCCAGGAGAGTAGGGTGAGTTTTACCCTTGGGTTTTGGGCAATAACAGAGAGTGCACATACTTAGAGTGAAAGCATACAGACATTGCCCAGGGCCTGTTTGCCAGTCCAAGCTCCTGCTGTGAGGCTGGAGGACCTGCCTGGAGTCAACCATGGAGAAGTTTGTCTGTTCTTTCCACATTTCCTTCTCCGGGAAGAGGAATCAGGGGAATCCCCTCAGGGACCTCAACTATTGAAAGAAACCAGAAGTCAGGAAATGAAGGTGTTTATGCTGACCTTCTTCTTTGAACATCATCTGCTTTACTCAGACTGAGATTAAGGTGTCACACTGAGGTGCTGACAAAGTTCTCTCAGTTTTTTGTAAAGCAGCTTGCCTGTGACAGTGAGCTGTAACTTGCTTAGCTGAGGGCATTGCTTACACCTGGGTAATACTGAAGCAGTGACAATTTGTGTTCCATTCAGGTCCTTCTGTTTTCACTAgacatcacttttatttttttcttctgggaactTCATGCTTCCATAGCACCTAAGAACATAAAAGCGTGAAAGCAGCCATATAAAGTCAGAGCATGGGACCATCAAAGCCAGTATCTTCTCTCTGCCTGTGGGCAATGGAGATGACCGAGGAAGGTAATAAGGAGAGGGCCCGTGTGTAATTACACTTAGATTATTTTCTGAGATTTCAGAGACACAGGTGCAGGGAATTCCTGAGCCAGAACTGGTGTCATTAATAGCCCGTGATGAATTTTTGTTCAAGCCATGTAAACTTTAGCCTGTACAACTTCCTGTAGTCAGGAGTTCTGCAGCTTAACTGTTGTGCAGTCTAAATCTTGGTTTAGGAGAGAGAGAACAGTTATTTCCTATTCACTTTCCCCACCACTCTAATAGTTTTATATTGTGTGTCTCTTTCCAGGCCAAGGACTCCCAGCCTACTTAGCTGTTCCCTATGGAAGCCCTTCCAGCTCTTTTTGTCTTTACCAAGGTGGGCAGGGAGTAGACCTTCATAGTTGAAGGTGCAGGAGCACTATTGGTTAGCACCATAGAACAAAACATGTCttcacattcttttcttttcccagcaattGTTAACATGTGTGACTAACACAGAGCTGACTATTCCATGCAACCTGAACCCCAAGTTCCTGTTTCTGATGGGGATGCTCGACTTAAGGTCAAGTCACTGACTGtgtaaaaatgaagaggaaaaattctCATGAGCATCATTTCACATTTATCTGTGTTgaatttcatttgtcattttattaCAAGGTCCTCCTGCAGTTCTGCACAGTTGGCTGTCATCTTTACTATTCTGAAGTGGTTTTTTGGTATTATTAGCATataccagttttcatttttcttccagaccATCTGCAGTAATACAGTGGTGAGCACAGATCTGCATGGGTCTCCACCATGACCTCCTTCCACTCCGAGAAAGGATTAGCAATTTAACCATACAAAAGTCTGTCTTCTatcaagaagcagcaggagcagggctgctctctatgAGCCaggagccaggagccaagggtgaTCCCAGTGCAAGCAGTGCCCTCCCCAATGAGGCCCAGACCCACAAGGTCTGACCACAGTGGGCAGAACCAGGTACTGGTAACAGGGTCCATCGGCAGTCCCAGACAAGGCAAGCAATGAACCAGGCCCAGGTTCCATACAGGGaccccagccaggagcaaaaGGGAGACAGGaccagagacagggctggaggaCAAGGCTGCAATGTACTTAACCAAGGGTCCATCTAGGAGACAAGCTACATACAACGTAGGTCCAAGGTCCATCCTGGAGACAGGTCTGGAGGCACGCACACCTCCAGCATAGCTCAGACAGGAACTGAGGGTCCTGGGCTGAGCTTcaatggggctcctgggccatGGACAAGAGGgggaagttgggggggggggggggggaggcagggctggtcagggccattgcAGCCTCATTAGTGCACTCAGAGCTCCGATGCCTTTGTATCTCGTGGCTGTTAGTTTAATAGGCTTTTGAAATAGATCTTCTTGACTACCTTTTTGAAATCCAAGTAAACGAGATCAACCTTGTCCATGACCTTTCTGACACCTTAGAAAGAATAATATAGGTTTGTGTCTGGTTTCcttttacaaatgaaatgttAACTCTTCTTCAGTATATGATATTAATCACCTAAACATTAATTCCAAACTTCAGAATGGTTTCTACCAACTGGACTGTCACAAGCATCAGGTTTGCTGGTCAGTACATGTCCAGTTCTCTGCtgggactttttaaattttttttttaataattgtcaCATTTGACATGTCTGATTTGAGGTTTTTGCAAGAGGTTACACACCCCAGGCAGTCATTGACCTGATTTTGTCCTTGAAATCTTTTCAAACTAATGGCCCTCAAGATCACGTTTCTGTGGAGAAGGATATTTTGATGGAGAGAAGGACTTGCCCTGCCAGGAGAGCCCTACTGGCTTCTTGGAGGTGTCTGTACGTGTGTGATGCTGGATGCTGATCAGGCCTGCTGTGAGCGCAGGCTTTGCATCTGCAACACAGCAAGAATTAGGAGCAACTAGCTAATTGTTACCTGTCCTCTCATGACTGGTGAGACTGGGAATAGCAACTTCATTTTGCTAGCAGTTAATGGAGTCCTATTTATTGCAAGAAAATAATGTACTGGTGTTCATATGCTGTTTAAGGGTTGCTGAAGTGTGTTACAGTTGCACACACCAAATTCACTTGCTCCTCACTAGCCCAGTGCGTCCCCTCTCTGTGCTCCAGAGTCATGGCCCAGGTCTCACACCCCTATCACAGCATGATTCTGGCACTCCTATCATATCATGCTAGCACAGGCATGATTTTGGCATCCCAGCAAAAACTCAGATCAGTCGAGACCTTACTCAGTCATCAAGCCCTTACACCAGGGGAGTAGGTCATGGTCTAGTGTTGTGGCCCAGCATCACCATTATGCCTCTTTGACTcacatctctttctttccatccCCTCCTACACTTCCAGACATGTGTGGTCTCATTCTGCACTCCCCTGTGCTTCCTTGtctgctgcctttctccctctcttaTTCACACAATCCTCTCTGACACCTCCTGCTcctattattttccttccttttctccttgtaaaGTCTGGGCTAGCATCATGTTAAGACTCCTGTTCTCAATTAGGTCCTTGCCTTATGTTCTGATGCTCTCTCTCCTGGGCCTGTGGCAGATGCAACAGAAGGTGGTGAAAGAGGTCAACTCTGTGGTTCACCTGGACACCATGGAGGCAGGATCTGACTATTGTGTAAAAGCTCAGACATACGTCGAGGCAAtcaacagaagcagcagcttcagccAGACGCAGTGTGTGAGGGCACAAGGTAACAGCCAGCCTTCCTTCCTACTCCCCTCATGTAGTCATGCCCAAGAAAGATAGCTCACAGCTCTTTTTTGTTTCCACCCAATATCTCCTGTCTTGTTTGTGAATGTGCTGCCTGTTTGTTCCTTGGGGGAGGTAAAAAAAGGAAGACTCAGGAGTGCAGCTGCCTACACTGGCACTTGTATCCTTCCCTAGAGTGTGCCAACAAAGGATCTCACCAGGGtgggtgggaagagcagctgcAGAGGGTGCAGGCTGACTGCATTGAGTGGTTTGTCCTCACAGTCTCTGAgaagttttgctgcttctgtgtttctAGGTGGCAGATCCGTGTGGCTGGTTACCGCCCTCATCTCCTCTGCTGGCTTTGCTGTGGCTGCTTTGACCCTGCCTTTCCTTACCTGGAAAACAAGTAAAATCTTTCAATATTCCTGCTGCCCTGTTGCTGTCCTGCCAGAAACACTGgtaactttttttactgtgttttattgGTTTTTAGGGTGCTGGGTATTCACAGGAGCATGGGGCAGGCAGAAAAAGCAGACACATGCATAGGAAGCCTTGCTCACTCCAGTGTGATGAGCTGAGCTGCAGGGGTCAAGCAGCCCACATGAGTTGGCTGCACGGCTGTCACTGCCTTCGGCCTAGAGCCCTGAAGAGGGAAGATGCTCCTGGTGCCTGTGGGGAAGCAGCTTGGGAGGCATGGACTGACCCTGCCTGACCAGCTGCTCCCTGAACAAAACAGCTGTGTCATTGGCAACACTGGTCCATGTCCCCTGGTACCAGAACTGAGCTTCTCAACTCCTTGGTGAGGAGAAACCAATAATCAAAAGCAGCCTCTTTTCTCGCTCACTCAGGAGCAGTATGTTTAAGTCAGTAGCTTAAATGTGCTGTCCAGTTCAAGTGAGAATGCAGGCAGCAGCTTTTGTGGCTGTGGGTTCCTGAGCACTGGGTCTCTGGGCAGTTGTGGCAGGAAGTTGTGATGGGAAGAACAGTTTGTGGGGAAAAGTAGAAGGCAGCCAGAATAGCTCATCAGCCTGAGGGTGTTTGAGTGACTgcatttgttttacagaaagtaTCAGAGGCGCCCACCCAGCTGATACTGTGTGGCAGTGAAGCAGCTGAGCAATGTGACCTGATGGTGCGTGTGATGCCCTCAGAAGAAGTTCTCCAACTGTGGATTCAAGAAACACTTTAGAGCATCCCAGAGAAAAACAGCCTGTGGAAACAGATCTAAGCAGAGCTGGAAGATTGTGCCCCAGCCACTTTCCTCAGAGTGCCAACAAGTAACATTGTTTTCTAAAAGCTGCTGCAAACCAAAGGTGTTGTGTGTGATGAGCACGTGACCTGCTCTGGTCCTCTTTGTAGCATCTTCATCCATCTACATAAAAAGCAAGTAAAGGTCACAGGTGACAACTGCCAGTTCTATACTTTCCCTTCATATCCATACCCATATCCAGACATGAGTTAACTCATGTTCCCTTTACCTCTGTCAGCCACATTGATGGTCCCAAGGCAGAGCCCATGCTTCAGCCACCGGGATTTCAGCAGAGCAATAAATGTAGAGCGCAGTCCCTTAGTTCCAAACCATTTCAGCCTCAGTATTTTTGcctcagtatttttaaaagaaattaagcagcCAGTAAGAGCTTCTTATGTGGCTAAACCAGCTGgaatgagcaggaaaaaaattgctttcaggcCTGCAGGCCCTGACCTGTGGTTACACTCATTGAAAAGGATGTTGACAGTGACTGGACGCAACATAATAATTTGCTGTATGTGACACAACCATGTATGGTGCCAACAAAACTTACAGACAGCGCCATGAGGGATGGCTGGGTTTCACCAGTGCTTAGGGCGGAGTGATGTGAGAAACAGCCAGACTACGAAGATGGTTGGACGGAGCATTGAGAACCTTTGGGGGAGCAGAGCTTTGCAAGACCAGCAGCATCGCTAATACTATATAGGTCCAAGATCACTTAGGCAGGGTGTCAAAAATACAAAAGCTGGTTAGAAGGAAAACTAGGACCTTTAGGAAAAAGGTAATTAGGGGTAAATTGTTTAAATGAGAGGGGATTGGAGTGGAGAAAGGTAAGGAAAGAATAGAGAAAGGTAGGCTccagaaatgggaaaagaaatgggaaaagggACAAAAAGATGCGCAAATCATGTGGTCAGGCTTGTCCAGGGTGCCTGCTGGGCATCCCTGTGGTTCAACACCACACCTGAAGCAGGACATTGATGATGCCACACAAGGCAAACCTGCTTCTGTGGTCAGGAGGGCCAGGGCGAGTGGCAACTGGAGTGCTTATCTTGGCTAGCAGAGGAATATCAGGATGTATGGATCAAGCATCACAACATTACCATGTTAGTGGCTATTCCAGGCCTGATGACATCATTATCTTCCAGATATCGTGTCCTCTTAAGGAAGGAATAAgctaggaaggaagggaaaaggatagctttttttaaagctatcagTGAATCTAATGAAACGCAAGACGTTTCTTTATTAAAGAATGTGcgtttttaaatttcattcttgCAATCTTGCATCAGGCCATCAGGTGGCAACAACGCACCGTGAAAAAAGTAGAAGTGACTCAGGACTATTCCTACCTCTGTGTTCTCCTGTCGAGGCAGTTCACGCCCTGGTTCCTGGCTAGCACCTCACTTTCGTGTTTTATTCCTGTCTCGCTAGCTTCTGGCTGGACAATATTAGGATATAGTGCTTTGGTGTTAAGTAGTAAGATGGTACTGCTGAATATGTAGCAAATTACAGGGCAACAAAATCTGTGCGAGTCTGGGCATTGAAGACTCGGGGTTGATTTTTAGGTTGTTTAGATAATTAACTGGGAAATGCCTAGTTGCAAACACCCATATGATGCTGAGCCCAGACAAGGAGATTTgggagcaaggaggagaaggGCATGTGCATGGGCTGATATGACAAGTGCTGAGGGGCCCAGCAAGTCTCACACCCTCCCTGAACCAAGCTGGGGTGGCAGTGGGAGGCAATCAGTGACTGGCTGATTCTGGAAGCAGGCAGTGGAGAGCAATGATTTTGTTGAGGAGAACAGTCAGCTCAGAAATGCACTCCCTTGCAGGTCTATGGGCTTTTTGTCAAACATCCCCTTAAACGGCTTTGCGCAGTGCTTGAATTTTCAAGGCACAGCTCCCCATTACAGAGGCCACAGCTCCCCATTACAGAGGCCTTGGTAGTAAAGCTGGTTTAGAGACCTCCTGTGCCTCACATTTATCCTTCTTTTATTCCCCATTGATTTGGATGAGTTCAGTGTCTTGGTTTCTAGTGTGCCTCACACGGGTGTCCCCATACAGGAAAATGTCCTGTTGCTTGTCCATTCCATGGCTATAGGTCTGAAAACCCTAGCAGTTCCTCCTATCTCTTCCCCCCCGACATTGTTGCATTATGGCAGTACCAGCAGTTGTTTAGGGAtacagagaaaagcagggaaTGAAAAGGCCCTTGAATGTGAagggcttttaaaaattcttttaatgccTATTTTCCAGCTGCATATTAAGCACAGAGcatatgtttctttttcacttgcagTAACAGATTTTATGCCCTTCCTCATTGCCAATAAAACAGTTAAACAGTTGTAGAAAACTGCACGatgttaaacaaaagaaacacctgaaaaaaattcttacaaCAGGGAGATGGAAGGGAATTGTCTAAGTGCTGCTGCCATCTTAGCAAGACCAATTTGCATCAGGATTTTCCATTTTGTGTCTGTGGAGACTTGAAGCCACATTTGAGATGCTGATTGAAAGTCCCTGGAAAGCTGCTCACTTTGAAGTATGTGCTGCATTCTGTTAAGCCTGAAAATCTTGGTATAGAACAAGAGCAATTCCTTTGCCATCCATGTACATAGTAGCACAGTGGCATTGGCGTAGGCAGCTGCCATCAGTCACTCCCTTTAGTTCATTTCCATGCATTGCAAGAGTTAATCATGCCTTAGCAGTCATGGCAATGGCTGCCTTTGGTAACTGATTTTGCTCCCACGACCATGATACTACATTTCAAAGAAGGACCAGACAAATAACTGCAGTGAAGAGCAATGTGTACTGATGAACTTTGCTCTGTTTCCTTCCGTTGATGTGGTAGTAAGTGGCTCCATTTCTGTCAAAATAtacttcttttttactttcctcAAAAAATGttgcatgaaaataaagcacaaaCCTGCATTACCTTTTAGCATTTTGTTTCTATGCTGCATGTAACCTGTGGGATGTGATTccaaaaaaacaactttttttcctgaagacttcgtaagaacagaagaaatgctgatAAGActggttttcaaagaaaaaaatattctgtttattaaatGCAGACCAGCATAAAGACAGTTGATTCATGAACATTTAAAAAGAGTTACATGATATTACTGGGTTGACAAGAAAGCAAAGAATTCAATTATCTGTTCCATGACACTAACTGACTGGAATACAGCTTAATTTTTCCTGTGAAGTATATTTCCTTAGAAGTATATTACTGTTTGCAATTTTTAAGGGCTGATATTAATATACAGTCCAGCATTTCACTGTCCAATCAAACTGAGATCTTTAACTTGATAAATtaccattttcagtattttctgcattattaCAGTATGTTTTGTCTCTTTaaaagttacctttttttcttacaaaatcaaAAAGTAACCAAAATCACTACTTCGACTACAAATCGATTCAATTTCTTGTGAAGGTGGTACTGTGCCCTGCAAATGAAGTGCTACAAAGATAATAAACACCTAAACCACTGCAGATAAAGATGTTTATTGTTTAAAGAGTTTACGTACAGATGATTCTGTTGCTATTAAAGtacaaaactgcagaaacagaaaattactcAGTTCAGGTCTCTTGTGGTCTTCTCAATAAACAGAAC from Mycteria americana isolate JAX WOST 10 ecotype Jacksonville Zoo and Gardens chromosome 12, USCA_MyAme_1.0, whole genome shotgun sequence encodes the following:
- the IL20RB gene encoding interleukin-20 receptor subunit beta, translating into MWEKVTSVSKMSLKLICFFLCVLIAPNLTGILGEDALLPAPQNISILSTNMKHFLTWSPVIVQGETVRYSVEFQGEYEREYANESWIPICECSLITATVCNITEDISATVAYNLRVRADVGARRSEWGTLKGFFNRITTSLTPPLMKVITDGYHLLVELEDMGPAFQFCVLYWKKGQESRMQQKVVKEVNSVVHLDTMEAGSDYCVKAQTYVEAINRSSSFSQTQCVRAQGGRSVWLVTALISSAGFAVAALTLPFLTWKTSKIFQYSCCPVAVLPETLKVSEAPTQLILCGSEAAEQCDLMVRVMPSEEVLQLWIQETL